In the Quercus lobata isolate SW786 chromosome 5, ValleyOak3.0 Primary Assembly, whole genome shotgun sequence genome, one interval contains:
- the LOC115988654 gene encoding histidine-containing phosphotransfer protein 4: protein MERNQMRRQLALMRQSFFDQGFLDEQFIQLEELQDDANPNFVEEVVTLYYRDSSRLILNIDQALERNPLDFNKLDNYMHQFKGSSTSIGAKKVKAECTQFREYCKAGNSEGCMRTFQQLKKEYAILKRKLEAYFQQARQAGPLETACRSRN from the exons ATGGAGAGGAACCAGATGCGCAGGCAGCTAGCCCTCATGAGGCAGTCCTTCTTTGATCAG GGCTTTCTTGATGAACAATTTATCCAACTGGAGGAGCTGCAAGATGATGCTAATCCTAATTTTGTGGAGGAAGTTGTTACATTGTACTACAGGGATTCATCCAGGCTAATCCTTAACATAGATCAGGCACT GGAGAGGAACCCTCTTGATTTCAATAAGCTGGATAACTATATGCATCAGTTCAAGGGAAGTAGCACAAG CATCGGAGCCAAAAAGGTGAAAGCTGAGTGCACACAGTTTAGGGAATATTGCAAGGCAGGAAATTCAGAAGG ATGCATGAGGACTTTCCAACAACTGAAGAAAGAATATGCCATTCTCAAAAGGAAGCTTGAAGCTTACTTTCAG CAAGCAAGACAAGCTGGGCCCTTGGAGACAGCATGTCGCTCAAGGAATTGA